attaaatctgcaatggagttactgtgaaaagcccctagtcgccacactgaaggcaaaggaagtgaatccagggaggatgcagactctggaaaggttggcccaggtctctctcaccctcttaaaGGCATTGACATACTTTTCTCCCTCTGCTTAACACATTTATTTGGCATGTTAGCAATTAAAGGgaaggtttccccaggagatggctgacattgcaAGGGACAGTAAATTCTAAGATAATATATACAAAGAAAGGTAGAGGACAGgatcaggcccttgggccctccaagcctgagccgaccatataataatctctattgatgtcacaagtaggctgacattaacgctgcaatgaagttactgtgaaaatcccctagtcaccacattccggcgtctgttcgggtcacagagggagaattcagaatgtccaattcacctaacagcacgtctttcgggacttgtgggaggaaaccggagcccccggaggaaacccacgcagacacagggagaagtgacccatacagtgacccaagccgggaatcgaatctgggaccctgctgctgtgaagcaacagtgctaaccactgtgctaccgtgctgcccttggggagGGCGAGACCATATCGTGAttgaaaataaggatgaaaatTGTCAAACCTTGATGCTTGAACATGAGCCAGGAATCCTGGATTTGTTTAGGAGGGGGATGGTCACAACATATTTAAAGGAAAGAGAGATAGTGCCTGAAGAAAGAGAACCATTAACAATgtaagctggggcagcacggtggcgcagtgggttagcacagctgcctcacagcgccgaggtcccaggttcgatcccggctctgggtcattatccgtgtggagtttgcacattctccccgtgtctgcgtgggtttcgcccccacaacccaaagatgtgcagggtaggtggattggccacactaaattgccccttaattggaaaaaatgaattgggtacacaaaatttattttaaaaaacaatgtaaGCTAACATGAGGAAGTTTTGTAGTCAGCAGTTCAGTGAGAATAGGGATCAGGAAATCAGTCTCGTGGACAAGCTGAGCTCAAGAGGTCATCTGGGGAGGTGGGAGAGAATCTAGAGAAAGATGCAGGTACAGGGCTTGGACCAGGGATAGCTTGGCCCGGTGTGTTGTGCAAATGACGGGCGTGGCAGCGGCAACTGTCACAGATTGAGACCTTAAAATCAAAGAATATCCACGAGTTCATTGCATTTGTTGTAGGTGAGGATGgatgagacgggcagagggagagttcTCTTGTGTCAGACATTCAAGAGACCCAACACTGTTTAACACAAGactgatttatttgacttttaccCAGAAGATTAGCACCTACACCTGGGCTGGAGTTCAATTACATCAGCACAagcagacccaaatgaacatggttcagtcctggatgtgaataACAGCAAAGTCCAATCACTGTAGTTATTTGTGACCTCGCTGATGTCGCAACAGATGGGACGAATAGGCAAATTTCCTCTCACACACAGTGCaagtgtatggtttctccccagtgtgaacacgtttGTGTGTCAGAAGATGGGATGCCTGAGTGaatttcttcccacactgggagcaagtgtacggtttctccccagtgtgaatgagcTGGTGTTTTGCGAGATTATAGGATTGCTTGAACGCAGCCTCACAGTGAGAACACTTGAACAGTCTCTCATCAGAGTGAACAGGTTGATGGACCTTCAGCTCATTGGAACTTTTAAAGCACCTCTCGCATTTTGTGCATTTGAAAGGTCTTTCGTCGGTATGAACCCGTTTGTGTCTCAGCAGGTTCGATGAGCtagtaaatcccttctcacacaccgagcaagtgaatggcctctccctagtgtgaatgtgttggtgttgcTGCAGGTGCTCAAGgcgagtgaatctcttctcacactcggAGCAGTTGAACAGCTTTTCCCCGGTGTGACAGCGCCTATGAGTTTTCAGGTCAGATGGGAAATTAAATCtcctcccacagtcctcacatttacaCGGCTGCTTTTCAGCTGCGTGACTGCGTTTGTGTTTCGACAGACCAGATGATCGGCAGAAactttgtccacacacagaacacacgaaCGGTTTCTCCTCACTCTGAACGGTGCTTTTCTCGTCCATGTTCACAGTTAAATGATCCTCAGGTTGAACGGTGCTTTTCCCGTCCATGTTCACAGTTAAATGATCCTCAGGTTGAACGGTGCTTTTCCCGTCCATGTTCACAGTTAAATGATCCTCACTCTGAACGGTGCTTTTCCCGTCCATGTTCAAAGTTAAATGATCCTCAGGTTGAACGGTGCTTTTCCCGTCCATGTTCACAGTTAAATGATCCTCACTCTGAACGCTGCTTTTCTCGTCCATGTTCACAGTTAAATGATCCTCAGGTTGAACGCTGCTTTTCCCGTCCATGTTCACTGTTAAATGATCCTCAGGTTGAACGCTGCTTTTCCCGTCCATGTTCACTGTTAAATGATCCTCAGGTTGAACGCTGCTTTTCCCGTCCATGTTCACAGTTAAATGATCCTCAGGTTGAACGCTGCTTTTCCCGTCCATGTTCACTGTTAAATGATCCTCAGGTTGAACGCTGCTTTTCCCGTCCATGTTCACAGTTAAATGATCCTCAGGTTGAACGCTGCTTTTCCCGTCCATGTTCACAGTTAAATGATCCTCAGGTTGAACGCTGCTTTTCTCGTCCATGTTCACAGTTAAATGATCCTCACTCTGAACGCTGCTTTTCTCGTCCATGTTCACAGTTAAATGATCCTCAGGTTGAACGCTGCTTTTCCCGTCCATGTTCACAGTTAAATGATCTTCAGGTTGAACGCTGCTTTTCCCGTCCATGTTCACAGTTAAATGATCTTCAGGTTATGATAAGTTGGACGACTGTCAGATTCTGCTGTGATGTTTGATTTGTGTGTCCCAACTGCTAATCCTTCTCTTCAAATATGCTGTGAGATTGAAAACAGAAAGAAAGGGCGGGTAAGAAAAAGATCACAAAGGCAGTTTGTAAAATTGAACGGAATGAATCAAGTGATTTATGGGACCAACACTCGGAAAAAAGTGACCACGTCTGATAGAAATCTAGTTTTAATATATAATAAGTTTATAAGGAAGAAATGCTTCAAAATCAAAATGGCTTTTTTAAGTGATTTAGGCTCAAAATGGCTTCACTAAGATCACACAGTTCAAACAGACAGGCAGTGAAAACTGCTGAATAGCATGAGAGTGATCAGATTAAAACTCCAGGCAGACACATTCGTTACTATATGCATCTGGGCAAAGTTCCTAGTTCAGTAGTCATGAGAACTGATAAGGAGTGATGGTAATGAGATGTTACAGTCACCCCATACTGAAACTTTGATGGACAGCCATTTCTATCGAATAAAATTAACTATAAAtattatgacccaatcacagacagaaaggggacagaacattacaaatagcaattaccttaaaaatagatgccgatccgagcccccacaggaggagggagggatgggccgcttcctggaccaattgaggtttccaaaggtggaagagggggtggcaggattgggggccccgattgggctggaggagctgaccaaagggataggaagcatgcagacggggaaggcaccggggccggacggtttcctggtcaaattctataaaaaaatatatggatctgtttggcccgttgctagtcaatgaggcaaggaggggggggggctttgcccccgacgatgtcccgggcactgaactccttgatcctaaagcgggacaaggatctcctgcagtgtgggtcttacaggccgattttgttgctaaatgtagatgccaaggtgctggcgaaggtcttagccacgaggattgaggattgtgtgccgcagatcatccatgaagaccagacggggtttgtgagggagggggaggcggagatagtggtggcgatggacgctgagaaagccttcgatagggtagagtgggggtacctgtgggaggtgctgaagaggttcaggtttggggaggggtttgtcaggtgggttaggctgttgtacgaggtcccgatggcgagtgtggccataaacaggaggaggtccgagtactttcggttgcaccgagggacgaggcaggggtgtcccctgtcccccctgctcttcgcactggcgattgaacccctggctatggcactgagggagtaaaggaactggagggggttggtgtggggtggggagcatagggtgtcactttatgcggacgacctgctgctatatgtggcagacccggtggggggaatgccggaggtaatgaggattcttagggaagagcgagctgttcgtggtttacccaggggaccaggagggggggattggtgagctcccactaaaaagggcggaggagcttcaggtatttgggggtccaggtggccaggagctggggggccctgcataggattaattttacaaggctggtggatcaaatggaggaggaattcaagaggtgggacgcgttgccgctgtccatggcgggtagggtgcagtcaatcaaaatggcggtgctcccaaggtttttgttcctgttccaatgcctccccgtgtttatcccgaaggctgtttttaggcgggttaacaggagtataatggggtttgtgtgggagcgagggactccgagggtgagaagggtgttcctggagcggaatagatagggggggctgggggggggggctggcgctgcccaacctctgtgggtactactgggccgccaatgcgacgatggtgcacaagtgggtgatggagggggagggggctgcatggaagaggctggagacggcgtcttgtgtgggtacgagtctgggggcgctggcaacggcgccgctccctccaaagaggtataccacgagtccggtggtggcggctgccctcaaaatctgggggcagtggaggcagcagaggGGGGAAGTTGGTGCCTCAGCATGGACCCCATTacgagggaaccaccggttcgccccagggagaataggtggagggttttcggggtggcacagggcagggatacgaaagttgggggacctgtttgtggacgggaagttcgcgagcctgggtgagctggaggagacgtacaggctcccccccgggaaacaccttcaggtacttacaggtaagggcgtttgccagacggcaggtggtggaattcccgaggctaattccacacacagtacaggacagggtgctctcgggggggtgggtgggagtggggaagatctcggaaacttaccaggtgatgcaggaggaggaggaggcctcggtggtggagttgaaaggtaagtgggaggaggagttgggagaggagatcgaagaggggacgtgggcagatgctctagggagggtgaactcttcctcatcgtgcgcgaggctcagcctcatacagtttaaggtgctgcacagggcacacatgaccgggacaaggatgagccggttttttgggggtgaggacaggtgtgttaggtactcagggagcccagcaagtcacacccacatgttctgggcgtgcccaccgctggaggaattttggaagggcgtaccgAGGACGGTgtggagggtggtaggatccagggtcaaaccgggctgggggctcgcaatatttggggtggcagaggagccgggagtgcaggaggcgaaagaggccggtattctggcctttgcgtccctggtagcccggcgaaggattcttcttcagtggaaggatgcgaggcccccaagcgtggaatcctggatcaacgatatggcggggttcattaaattggagagggtgaaattcgccttgagagggtcggtacaagggttctttaggcggtggcaatcgttcttagacttcctggcagaacggtagacattggtcaatggcagcagcaactcggggtggggggggggggttactttatttctgttatttacactggagggttcaggggggtgtatacacctgctgtgttaagtcggggtgttaatgttaatttattatttatgtacagggggaggggggtagggagggttgcttttctagactgtgttttgtacttaaccctgttgggttcctttttcattttgttattgattttttatgaaaaccttaataaaaattatttttaaaaaaaattaaaacaaaataggTGCCGATTAAGAGCAAATTATTCCGGAATGATCTTCATTTCCTGTCTTTAACTATTTCCTGCGCTTTGCTCTGAAGATgccattttgtctattttcaacttCTCTGTATCGTGTATTTTAACTTGAAGAAATCATCAAGAactgtaatttgtattgaatttaaCTCCGTCATCTGTGTTTGCTAGGACAAAACGAACTTTTAAAAACTATTTGCAAGCAAACTGACTTGATAAGAGACATCTGCAAACTGACTGAATAAAGCTGGAATTTACTTCACCCATGAAGCTCAGTTTTAAAGTTCTGTCGAGTGATGTATAGTGCGGTGACACACAAGATATATTGACCAAAAGTTATGATCTACAATCCAAAACCGGTTCACTAATATCCAATCCGGGGAGGAAAACTGCCACATCTATTGAATAAGAGAGGAAAAGAAagaggtgagagaggcagatttaaGTAGAAGGATTTTATATAGCGACAACACAACAGGAACTTTTTccttctttttttataaatgtattatttttttccaattaaggggcaatttagcgtggccaatccacctaccctgcacatctttgggttgtgggggtgaaacccacgcagacacagggagaatgtgcaaactccacacggacagtgacccagggccgggatttgaacccgggtcctcagcgccgtagtcccagagctaaccactgcgccacatcccGCCCCAACTCAACTTTGAGAAAACCTTCAACACCCTCAACCTACGTGGCTAATAATGACCAGGGCAGCAGGCGTGggtgaacaccatcacctccaagtcCCCCTCCACATCAAAAGGTGTTTAATTTCTCTGACACTAATCCTGGTTGGGTAGAAACCTCCTCCAGCGATATCCGCGGGAGGTTCACGGCAGGATAATCAGCACGAACCGGTTCCGGTGAGCGGCTAGCACCGGCACTGCGTGAAACTCCTGTTGATCGGGCCGAGAATGGCCAGCTCCcgggccgtgcatgcgcaggggtggcGACCTGCACCAGtggtgccgtaaaacatggcgccggccgtgctcgAACCCTTACCCACAAACTGCGACCCCACATAGCAGAAGactcccggccagcagcacagatccCGGACGAGTGTGGTGGCCTTGGACACttgtccgcagccggcacaccTGGTTTCCtactgctgggaccacacgtgaccatcgggggaggagcatcgcagTGGGCCAGCCGATGACGC
This portion of the Scyliorhinus torazame isolate Kashiwa2021f chromosome 5, sScyTor2.1, whole genome shotgun sequence genome encodes:
- the LOC140419774 gene encoding uncharacterized protein, with protein sequence MDGKSSVQPEDHLTVNMDGKSSVQPEDHLTVNMDEKSSVQSEDHLTVNMDEKSSVQPEDHLTVNMDGKSSVQPEDHLTVNMDGKSSVQPEDHLTVNMDGKSSVQPEDHLTVNMDGKSSVQPEDHLTVNMDGKSSVQPEDHLTVNMDGKSSVQPEDHLTVNMDEKSSVQSEDHLTVNMDGKSTVQPEDHLTLNMDGKSTVQSEDHLTVNMDGKSTVQPEDHLTVNMDGKSTVQPEDHLTVNMDEKSTVQSEEKPFVCSVCGQSFCRSSGLSKHKRSHAAEKQPCKCEDCGRRFNFPSDLKTHRRCHTGEKLFNCSECEKRFTRLEHLQQHQHIHTRERPFTCSVCEKGFTSSSNLLRHKRVHTDERPFKCTKCERCFKSSNELKVHQPVHSDERLFKCSHCEAAFKQSYNLAKHQLIHTGEKPYTCSQCGKKFTQASHLLTHKRVHTGEKPYTCTVCERKFAYSSHLLRHQRGHK